A section of the Spirosoma pollinicola genome encodes:
- a CDS encoding replication initiation protein, whose protein sequence is MIGQDKRNTQLVIPLELTYEPQHNEIIKQHWNVTFARQGKMSVAAKRIMARVMDQIRDDEYALRPYYQFRIGDIIADADITQDTAYKPIKAALRELTDVKWEFESLDGKEWYVRHLLDTTNYEMPVGYKNGIITVLLNPALQPYFIKVAHYTKYQLSNYMSLRSWYSMRFFEILSAFRDTGVWSPNIEQYRQLMDCWYEKDKRGNNKKNKDGTLKLKYPQTADLIKYTMSEAIQELANTNLAFTYEAIYESERITKGRKKVTGFKFTIQRKLDGRIPDFWLNNAIVLRVINNLRSWKVTDKNIATYLEDIGTEAANKLVYEWQIKSNSNELIQDRLKYCNAVFVKVGKAAQERLKKEVQSALERNYDTPNQKNPV, encoded by the coding sequence ATGATTGGACAGGACAAACGCAATACTCAGTTAGTGATTCCCTTGGAGCTAACGTACGAGCCTCAACATAACGAAATCATTAAGCAGCATTGGAATGTAACGTTTGCTCGACAGGGCAAAATGAGTGTGGCTGCCAAACGTATAATGGCCCGAGTTATGGATCAAATACGGGATGATGAATATGCGCTTAGACCTTACTATCAGTTTAGGATTGGAGATATTATCGCTGATGCAGATATTACCCAAGATACAGCCTATAAGCCTATTAAAGCAGCGTTACGTGAATTAACGGACGTAAAGTGGGAATTTGAAAGCCTGGATGGTAAAGAATGGTATGTACGGCATTTACTTGACACAACTAATTATGAAATGCCAGTGGGTTACAAGAACGGAATTATCACGGTTCTGTTAAACCCAGCCTTACAGCCCTATTTCATTAAAGTTGCTCATTATACTAAATATCAGCTCAGTAATTACATGAGCTTAAGAAGTTGGTATTCAATGCGTTTCTTCGAAATTCTATCAGCTTTTCGAGATACAGGTGTTTGGTCTCCTAATATCGAACAGTATCGACAGTTAATGGATTGCTGGTATGAAAAGGACAAAAGAGGAAATAACAAAAAAAATAAGGACGGTACTCTTAAACTTAAATATCCGCAAACCGCTGACCTCATTAAGTATACTATGAGTGAAGCTATACAAGAACTGGCTAATACAAATTTGGCTTTTACTTACGAGGCAATATACGAATCTGAACGCATCACTAAAGGGCGTAAGAAAGTAACTGGATTCAAATTCACAATTCAACGCAAGTTAGATGGCAGAATTCCAGATTTTTGGCTTAACAATGCCATCGTGTTACGGGTGATCAATAACCTTCGATCTTGGAAAGTGACCGATAAGAATATAGCTACTTATTTAGAAGACATTGGAACTGAAGCTGCTAACAAGCTAGTGTATGAATGGCAGATAAAATCCAACTCTAATGAGCTGATTCAAGACCGCCTAAAATACTGCAATGCTGTATTTGTCAAAGTCGGTAAGGCAGCTCAGGAACGCCTGAAGAAGGAGGTTCAGTCTGCTTTAGAGCGGAACTATGATACACCTAACCAAAAGAATCCAGTATAA
- a CDS encoding nucleotide-binding protein, which produces MIYTVGGIKGGSGKTTLATNLAVYLIQQGRDVILVDADDQESATDFTSFRHQTLAGEIGYTAVKITGRELNAHVIRLATKCDDVVIDTGGRDTVSQRSAITVSDVYLVPFAPRSLDIWTLRKVENLIAEIMPFNPRLVCLTFINKADARGNYKEDTSDLLRESTVLQFLDTPIGNRISFANAASSGLGVVENKPTDEKAVNEMKELYEGIHKALTNKG; this is translated from the coding sequence ATGATTTATACCGTGGGTGGAATCAAAGGTGGAAGCGGCAAGACCACGCTAGCTACTAACTTGGCAGTTTATTTAATACAGCAAGGACGTGACGTAATCTTAGTAGATGCCGATGATCAAGAGTCGGCAACAGATTTTACTTCTTTCCGGCACCAAACATTAGCTGGTGAAATAGGGTACACGGCAGTTAAAATAACAGGTCGAGAGTTGAATGCACATGTGATCAGGCTGGCGACAAAATGCGATGATGTTGTCATTGATACAGGAGGCCGGGACACGGTTAGTCAACGTTCAGCTATAACTGTGTCAGATGTATATTTAGTCCCATTTGCTCCCCGCTCATTAGATATATGGACTTTACGAAAAGTAGAAAACCTGATAGCTGAGATAATGCCTTTTAACCCGCGTCTCGTGTGCTTAACTTTTATTAATAAAGCTGATGCTCGAGGAAATTATAAGGAGGACACTTCAGATCTTTTACGAGAATCTACAGTCCTTCAATTCTTAGATACACCAATTGGGAATCGTATCTCATTCGCTAACGCTGCATCATCTGGTTTAGGTGTGGTTGAAAACAAACCCACAGATGAGAAGGCAGTAAATGAAATGAAGGAATTATATGAAGGTATTCATAAAGCTCTGACTAATAAAGGCTAA
- a CDS encoding outer membrane beta-barrel protein, whose protein sequence is MKTLYFQTLVLLVLMTNVTRAQVPTRPNYFGIRAGYLKASTDLTSSRNDIRLGGIAPLNSFYAGVFYHHNLSRWFAYRVDLTYQQKGIELQDQTGSIVGHQRLHYAGLTPLIGITPLKGLSLFVGPEANVYLGQSVERANYGPTVTPIEFGLSGRLSYRYKWIGLEVSYFEALNEYKSVDLGARFGFKSRTWQAGLLFVPGLLKKRAE, encoded by the coding sequence ATGAAAACTCTTTATTTTCAAACTCTTGTTTTGTTAGTCCTGATGACTAATGTAACACGTGCTCAGGTTCCAACTCGACCAAATTATTTTGGTATTCGAGCCGGATATCTGAAAGCATCAACCGATTTAACTAGCTCACGTAATGATATAAGATTAGGCGGTATAGCGCCGCTTAATAGCTTCTATGCAGGAGTTTTTTATCACCATAACTTATCGCGTTGGTTTGCCTATCGGGTTGACCTTACTTATCAGCAGAAGGGCATCGAGCTGCAAGACCAAACTGGCAGTATAGTCGGTCATCAAAGACTTCACTACGCCGGTTTGACTCCTCTAATTGGTATTACCCCTCTAAAGGGTCTGAGTCTTTTTGTGGGCCCAGAGGCTAATGTTTATCTGGGACAAAGTGTAGAAAGAGCCAATTATGGTCCTACTGTGACACCAATTGAATTTGGCCTCTCTGGTCGGCTATCTTATCGCTACAAATGGATTGGTTTAGAGGTAAGTTATTTCGAAGCTCTAAACGAATACAAATCGGTGGATTTAGGCGCTCGATTTGGCTTCAAGAGTCGTACTTGGCAGGCTGGTCTATTATTTGTGCCTGGCCTGCTGAAAAAAAGGGCTGAATAG